The following is a genomic window from Bacillus sp. V2I10.
AGAAGCCATTCACCAGAAAATGACCAAAATGAGCATGAATTCTATATAAGGAGATGAAAATGATGACTGAGACACAAACTTCCCTGCTGAATCAAAAAAACTTCCATTTATACATTAATGGAGAACAAATTCACACTGTCGATCATATTCCTGTCTACCATAAGTACACAGGTGAAGTGATTGCATCAATCTCTAAATCGGAAAAACAACATGTGAATCAAGCTGTGAGTGCAGCTGAAAAAATCTTTAAATCAGACAAATTAACTGCCTATCAACGATCTAATATTCTATCAAAAGCAGCAGACTTAATGGAACAAAGACGGGAGGATTTTGAGATTTCATTAGTAAGAGAGGTTGGAAAAACACGCAAAGATGCATCAGGGGAACTGGATCGCACGATTAACACGATTCGTTTGTCTGCTGAAGAAGCTAAACGAATAGCAGGAGAAATGATTCCTCTTCAGGCGACGGAAGGTTCAGATAAACGTCTGGGATTTACCATTCGTGTTCCTAAAGGGGTCATAGGAGTGATTACCCCATTCAATTATCCTTTATTATTGGGCATCCATAAAATAGCGCCCGCTCTTGCGGCTGGAAACACCATTGTAATTAAGCCTGCAACTTCAACTCCTCTTGCAACCTTTCAGTTAGTAGAACTCTTAGAAGAGGCAGGTCTTCCTAAGGGATATGTGAACATCATAACCGGAGCAGGAAGTGAAGTGGGTGAATGGCTATTGGAAGATGAACGAATTGCCATGTATACGTTCACGGGTTCTGGTGAAGTAGGCAAGCATATTAAAGAACGAAGCGGACTGAGGCCTGTAGCGCTTGAACTGGGAAACAATTCTCCAAATATTGTTCATCATGATGCAGATCTCAATCTTGCTGCAAAACTGACAGCCAGCCGGAGTTTTCATAATGCTGGACAGGCCTGTATAGCTGTACAGCGCTTATATGTCCATCAATCGGTATTAAAAGAGTTTACGGAAAACTACTTATCGCATGTTCAGCAGCTGATAGTCGGCGATCCTGAAAAAACAGAAACAGATGTGGGCCCGATGATCAGTGAGAAAGATGCTATTCGATCAGAGGAATGGGTGAGAGAAGCCATAGAACAAGGAGCCAAATCTTTGCTTCCATTAAAGAGGGAAGGGGCGGTCTTATATCCAGTGGTACTTGTTGACACAAATCCTGCCATGAAGGTGGTGTGTAAAGAAGTCTTTGCCCCGATCGTTTGTATCATCCCTTATCAAGATATTGAAGAGGCATTTCATTCGGCTAATCAATCAGAATATGGTTTACAGGCAGGAATTTTCACACGTGATTTGCAGCTGGCTATGAGGGCGGCAAAAGTGCTGGAATACGGTGGAGTCATTATTAATGATGTATCCACTTATCGTAATGACGTTATGCCTTATGGGGGAGTGAAAAACAGTGGCCTTGGGAAGGAAGGGCCGCACTATGCGATTCAAGAAATGACAGATGAACGAATGGTGGTGATGAACCTGTGACTGCACGATTGTTAGAAGGAAAAACAGCCATTATTACAGGTGCGGGCTCAGGTATGGGAAAAGCTGCAGCCAAATTGTTTGCAGCACAAGGGGCAAACGTGGTTCTATCTGACATAAATAAAGATGCAGCAGACCAGACGGCGAAAGAAATAGAACGCACAGGACACGTTAAAACGGTTCACACGGATGTAGGAGATGACGAAAGCGTCCAAAATCTTGTCAAAGAGGCATTTAATGAATTTGAAGATATAGATGTTCTGATTAATTGTGCTGGCGTTCCGCAATTCTTTACCCCGATAGAAGAAATGAGCTTAGGTGAATGGGATAAAATTATGTCGGTTAACTTGAAATCGATTTTTCTAACCACACGTCATCTTGTTCCAATTATGAAAAGAAAGGAAAAAGGATCGATTATAAACATTGCATCGATTGCAGGAATAAGAGCAAGGCCTGGATTAAATGCCTATTGTGCATCTAAAGGAGCAGCGATTATGTTAACCAGGGCATTGGCGCTAGAATTGGCTCCTTTTAAAATACGGGTCAATGCCATTAATCCAGGCCCTGCTGAAACACCAATGCTTGAGAGATTTTTACCGGGAAATTCCCAAAAAGTAGAAGAGGATAAAAAGAAAATTTTTCTTGAAAGTGTTCCTTTAGGTACGTTAATTCAGCCGGAGGATATTGCCCAAGCGGCACTATATCTTGCTTCTGATCTCGCCAGGGCTGTTACTGGGGAAATCATGAATGTTGATGGGGGAAGGGGAGTGTAATGAGTAAACCATTCATCCAAATAGATGGAATTTCATTTGAATATACAATTAACAACCAAAAGACAGTTCCTGTTCTGCAGAACGTTTCCTTTGATGTACATCCGGGTGAATATGTGGCGATAATCGGACATAATGGCTCTGGAAAATCAACGCTGTCCAAACATCTTAACGGAATTCTAAAACCGCAGCTGGGCGATATTTATGTGGATGGTTTAAATACCAGAGATAGCGGACTGCTCCGTGAGATTCGTCAAAAAGTAGGGATGGTCTTTCAGCATCCCGATAACCAGATTGTCTCGACTATTGTTGAAGATGATGTAGCTTTTGGGCTGGAGAATATCGGAGTACCTGCTTCAGAAATGAAGGCAAGAATTGATTTCGCATTAGAAGCGGTTGGGATGAGTGAATTTCGGAAACGCCCTCCTCATCATCTCTCAGGAGGCCAAAAGCAGCGGGTTGCTATTGCAGGGATCCTTGCGATGAAGCCTGATTGCATTGTGCTGGATGAAGCAACCAGTATGCTTGACACGTTTGGAAGAAGAGATATTCTGGATGTCGTCCGCAAGCTTAATAACGACGGAATGACGATCATTACTGTAACCCACCATATGTCAGAGGTAGCTGAAGCAAGCCGGGTTATTGTCATTGAAAAAGGTCAAATCGTAATGGATGGTGCACCAAGAGAAATTTTTCAGCAGCATGAACTGCTGCATCGATTGCAGCTGGATGTCCCTGTAGCCAGCCAATTAGCAAGGCTGATTCATAAACATGACAATGAATATGAGGCTGATTTGATTCATAATGACGAGATCATTCAAGAGGTCATCCGTTTATCAGCTAAAAGAGGGGTGTATGCAGGTTGAGCGAATTTCCCATTCTTGAAGTGAAGGACTTACACCATATCTATATGGAAAAGACACCTCTTGAACACAAGGCCCTCTCTGGAGTAAGTTTACGTGTTGATAAGGGAGAATGTATAGCCATTATTGGACATACAGGGTCAGGTAAATCGACTTTAATTCAGCACTTTAATGGGCTGATGCGGCCCCAGCAGGGTAATGTGATAGTGAATGGCCAGCATTTATCTAATCCAAAGCTAGATGTAAAAGCGCTGCGGAGAAAGGTCGGCCTTGTGTTTCAGAATCCAGAGGATCAGATTTTTGAAAAATTGATCGGTGATGATATTGCTTATGGCCCATTAAAGATGGGACTTCCTTTAAAAGAAGTAAGAGACCGTGTGAAATGGGCAATGGAATTGGTTGGGCTTTCATTTGAAGATTTGAAAGACCGTGCTGCCTATGCCTTAAGCGGCGGCCAAAAAAGAAAAGTCGCTCTGGCCGGAGTGCTGGCTTTAAAGCCGGAAATTTTGGTATTGGACGAGCCGACAGCAGGCCTTGATCCGAGGTCAAGACAGGAACTTTTGGAGCAAATCGTTCAGTTGAACAAAAAGGAAAATATGACAGTCATTTTTGTCTCTCACAACATGGAAGAAGTGGCGTATTTAGCAAATAGAATTTACGTTTTAGCAGAAGGAAGAAATCTGATTGAAGGAACACCGGGAAACATTTTCGGTAATTCTGAAATCCTGGCAAAACATCATATTGGAGCACCGCAAACTGTGGAGATTCTGGCGCAGCTAAAAGATCGGGGATATACTGTCAATCTTAATGCATATGAAATAGAGGCTGCAGCAAAAGAACTGGTTTCTGTCATCCAGTCAAATAGGAGGTGAGGAAAATGGCTGGTTTTGAATTCGAGTTGACCCGGAATATTACCATAGGGCAGTATTTGCCGACAGGTTCACTCATTCATCGTATGGATCCCCGGATGAAGCTCTTAGCATTTACCATCCTTGTCATTGCAATGGCTATTTGTGACACATATGGGGGAAACATAATCGCGCTTGCTTTTGCATGTTATTTATTTTATATATCACGTATTCCAATTAGCTATGGTTTGTCAGGAGTCAAACCGGCTGTACCTTTCATTTTAATATTAGCGGTATTGCAGCTGTTATTCTATAGCGAAATTGCTTCAGGCGGAACGGTTTTTGTCGATTATGGATTTATTCTAATTACTAGTGACAGCGTTCGTCTGGTAATCGTTTCAGCCCTTCGTTTTATAGAAATCATTTTTTTAAGCAGTGTTTTAACCTTAAGCACTTCAACCACTCAAATTACACATGGGATCGAAAGTCTGTTAAGACCTTTAAAGCATGTTAAGTTTCCGGTTCATGAATTTGCTTTAATCATTACGATTGCGATTCGCTTTGTTCCTACATTTGCAATGGAAATGGAAAAAATGATGAAAGCTCAAGCCTCTAGAGGTGCAGAATTTGGCACAGGAGCATGGTGGAGAATTATCCAGCGAACCAAGGATGTATTTCCGATTATCATTCCACTATTCAATGTTGCGATGGCGAGAGCTGAAGATTTAGTGCTTGCGATGGAATCCAGATGCTATACCCCGGGGAGTGAACGGTCAATTTATACAAAGTATAAAGCTCAAAGCAGGGATTATAGTGCACTTCTTTTCTGTATTCTGTTTACTATTCTATTATTGGCATTTCCATTTCCCTATTAGATTTTAATCCATATCTATTATTAAAAAATGGAATACCATTCTAGCTATCTGAAAAAAATAAGGAGGGTAATTGAATGGAAAAAGGTCTAACCACTAGAAAGATTGTCATTGCTGGAGTATTAGGAGCAGTAGCTATTTTGCTTGGTGTCACCCGATTAGGTTTTATTCCTGTTCCAACTGCAGCAGGAAACGCTACCATCATGCATGTCCCGGCAATCATCGGAGGAGTCATGCAAGGCCCGTTTGTTGGACTGGTCATTGGACTGATCTTCGGTGTGTCTTCGTTCCTTGATGCAACCATTCCGTTATTTAAAGACCCGCTGGTTGCTATACTGCCGCGATTATTTATTGGAGTAACAGCCTATTTATCTTACATTTCCTTGAAGAGAGTCAACGAGTATGCCGCTATTGGGGTGGCGGGATTTGTAGGAGCGTTTACCAATACGCTGCTTGTTTTGACAATGGCGGTCATTAGAGGATATATTGCTCCAGGTGTCGCGGTTACGATTGCTGTAACAAACGGAATACCGGAAGCAATTGTTTCCGTGATCATTACGCTGGCAGTGGTTGTCGCATGGAAAAAGCTGGACCATAGCGGAAACAAGAAATCAAAGATTTCTGGAGAAATGTAGTGGAACGATTTCATAACATAACAGACGTTCCTGGCGTTAAAGTCGGGAATGAAGAGGACAATTTAGGTTATACGGGCTGTACCGTTTTATTGTTGGAGAAAGGTGCTGTATGCGGTGTAGATGTAAGAGGTTCAGCTCCTGGAACAAGGGAAACCGATTTATTAAATCCAGTGAACCTTATAGACCGGGTTCACAGTATCTGCCTGGCGGGAGGAAGTGCCTATGGTCTTGATGCAGCAAGTGGTGTTATGCAGTTTTTGGAAAAGAAAGGTATTGGACTGGATGTGGGTGCAGGAGTTGTTCCGATTGTACCGTCAGCTGTCCTGTTTGATTTACCCGCAGGGGACCCTTCAGTTCGTCCAGATCAGAAAATGGGTTATAAGGCTGCATCAAACGCAAAAAGAGGATATTTCCCGTTAGGTAATTCAGGAGCGGGCTGCGGGGCCACGGTTGGAAAAGTGGCTGGCCACCATCGGGCTATGAAAGGCGGGCTTGGTTCCGCGTCTAAAGTTTTTCCAAATGGTTTAGTTGTAGGAGCCATTGTTGCAGTAAATGCAATGGGGGAAATTCGAAATCCCGAAAATGGAGAAGTGATTGCCGGTGCCAGAGATGATCAGGGGAAAATAAAGAGCAGTTTAGAATGGATGCTAGAACAGCCTGCCATTCCCCTAAAGCCTGGTACCAATACAACAATAGGGGTTGTCGCTTGCAATGCGAAGTTAACTAAATCACAGGCCTCTAAGGTAGCGTCCATGGCACATAATGGATTAGCCAGAACCATTTATCCTGTGCATACGATGTTTGATGGAGACACGATCTTTTCTTTGAGTACAGGGGATATGAGTGCATCAGTTGACCTGATTGGGACAATTGCTGCTGACATTTTGGCAGAAGCAGTCATCCTGGCTGTTCAGAATGCTGAAGGAATTGAAGGCTTTCCATCAAGTAAAGAAGTCAATGAATCTCATTAAGAAAGGACGATTGCAATGACAGCAGCGATAGAATCTATTCTTCCTTTTATTGATAAAAAAGAAGTGATTGAACTGACAAGGAGTCTTATTCGTATACAAAGTGTCTATCGGCCAAATGTCGAGGGTGGAAACGAAGAAAAGGCTGCCCGTTTCATAGTTGAATACCTTAAGAACATCGGATTAGATGTTCATTATGAAGAAGTGGTGCCGGGACGGCC
Proteins encoded in this region:
- a CDS encoding aldehyde dehydrogenase family protein — protein: MTETQTSLLNQKNFHLYINGEQIHTVDHIPVYHKYTGEVIASISKSEKQHVNQAVSAAEKIFKSDKLTAYQRSNILSKAADLMEQRREDFEISLVREVGKTRKDASGELDRTINTIRLSAEEAKRIAGEMIPLQATEGSDKRLGFTIRVPKGVIGVITPFNYPLLLGIHKIAPALAAGNTIVIKPATSTPLATFQLVELLEEAGLPKGYVNIITGAGSEVGEWLLEDERIAMYTFTGSGEVGKHIKERSGLRPVALELGNNSPNIVHHDADLNLAAKLTASRSFHNAGQACIAVQRLYVHQSVLKEFTENYLSHVQQLIVGDPEKTETDVGPMISEKDAIRSEEWVREAIEQGAKSLLPLKREGAVLYPVVLVDTNPAMKVVCKEVFAPIVCIIPYQDIEEAFHSANQSEYGLQAGIFTRDLQLAMRAAKVLEYGGVIINDVSTYRNDVMPYGGVKNSGLGKEGPHYAIQEMTDERMVVMNL
- a CDS encoding SDR family NAD(P)-dependent oxidoreductase — its product is MTARLLEGKTAIITGAGSGMGKAAAKLFAAQGANVVLSDINKDAADQTAKEIERTGHVKTVHTDVGDDESVQNLVKEAFNEFEDIDVLINCAGVPQFFTPIEEMSLGEWDKIMSVNLKSIFLTTRHLVPIMKRKEKGSIINIASIAGIRARPGLNAYCASKGAAIMLTRALALELAPFKIRVNAINPGPAETPMLERFLPGNSQKVEEDKKKIFLESVPLGTLIQPEDIAQAALYLASDLARAVTGEIMNVDGGRGV
- a CDS encoding energy-coupling factor transporter ATPase, which translates into the protein MSKPFIQIDGISFEYTINNQKTVPVLQNVSFDVHPGEYVAIIGHNGSGKSTLSKHLNGILKPQLGDIYVDGLNTRDSGLLREIRQKVGMVFQHPDNQIVSTIVEDDVAFGLENIGVPASEMKARIDFALEAVGMSEFRKRPPHHLSGGQKQRVAIAGILAMKPDCIVLDEATSMLDTFGRRDILDVVRKLNNDGMTIITVTHHMSEVAEASRVIVIEKGQIVMDGAPREIFQQHELLHRLQLDVPVASQLARLIHKHDNEYEADLIHNDEIIQEVIRLSAKRGVYAG
- a CDS encoding energy-coupling factor transporter ATPase, whose protein sequence is MSEFPILEVKDLHHIYMEKTPLEHKALSGVSLRVDKGECIAIIGHTGSGKSTLIQHFNGLMRPQQGNVIVNGQHLSNPKLDVKALRRKVGLVFQNPEDQIFEKLIGDDIAYGPLKMGLPLKEVRDRVKWAMELVGLSFEDLKDRAAYALSGGQKRKVALAGVLALKPEILVLDEPTAGLDPRSRQELLEQIVQLNKKENMTVIFVSHNMEEVAYLANRIYVLAEGRNLIEGTPGNIFGNSEILAKHHIGAPQTVEILAQLKDRGYTVNLNAYEIEAAAKELVSVIQSNRR
- a CDS encoding energy-coupling factor transporter transmembrane protein EcfT, with product MAGFEFELTRNITIGQYLPTGSLIHRMDPRMKLLAFTILVIAMAICDTYGGNIIALAFACYLFYISRIPISYGLSGVKPAVPFILILAVLQLLFYSEIASGGTVFVDYGFILITSDSVRLVIVSALRFIEIIFLSSVLTLSTSTTQITHGIESLLRPLKHVKFPVHEFALIITIAIRFVPTFAMEMEKMMKAQASRGAEFGTGAWWRIIQRTKDVFPIIIPLFNVAMARAEDLVLAMESRCYTPGSERSIYTKYKAQSRDYSALLFCILFTILLLAFPFPY
- a CDS encoding ECF transporter S component, coding for MEKGLTTRKIVIAGVLGAVAILLGVTRLGFIPVPTAAGNATIMHVPAIIGGVMQGPFVGLVIGLIFGVSSFLDATIPLFKDPLVAILPRLFIGVTAYLSYISLKRVNEYAAIGVAGFVGAFTNTLLVLTMAVIRGYIAPGVAVTIAVTNGIPEAIVSVIITLAVVVAWKKLDHSGNKKSKISGEM
- a CDS encoding P1 family peptidase; protein product: MERFHNITDVPGVKVGNEEDNLGYTGCTVLLLEKGAVCGVDVRGSAPGTRETDLLNPVNLIDRVHSICLAGGSAYGLDAASGVMQFLEKKGIGLDVGAGVVPIVPSAVLFDLPAGDPSVRPDQKMGYKAASNAKRGYFPLGNSGAGCGATVGKVAGHHRAMKGGLGSASKVFPNGLVVGAIVAVNAMGEIRNPENGEVIAGARDDQGKIKSSLEWMLEQPAIPLKPGTNTTIGVVACNAKLTKSQASKVASMAHNGLARTIYPVHTMFDGDTIFSLSTGDMSASVDLIGTIAADILAEAVILAVQNAEGIEGFPSSKEVNESH